Proteins from one Mycobacterium sp. HUMS_12744610 genomic window:
- a CDS encoding DNA-3-methyladenine glycosylase I, translating to MNDDELVRCDWASARPGRDFDLYRDYHDREWGRPVRGGVALFERVSLEAFQSGLSWLVILRKRENFRRAFSGFDIEKVAGYTDADVQRLMADEGIVRNRSKIEATIANARAAAELGSPDDMSRLLWSFAPPPRPRPADGSQIPSASAESKAMARELKRRGFRFVGPTTAYALMQATGMVDDHIRACWVPATGG from the coding sequence ATGAACGATGATGAGCTGGTTCGCTGCGACTGGGCGTCGGCGCGGCCCGGCCGCGATTTCGACCTGTACCGCGACTACCACGACCGGGAATGGGGCCGCCCGGTGCGCGGCGGGGTCGCGTTGTTCGAACGGGTGAGCCTGGAGGCCTTCCAGAGCGGGCTGTCCTGGCTGGTGATCCTGCGCAAGCGGGAGAACTTCCGGCGCGCCTTCTCCGGGTTCGACATCGAGAAGGTCGCCGGCTACACCGATGCCGACGTGCAACGGCTGATGGCCGACGAGGGAATCGTCCGCAACAGGTCCAAGATCGAGGCGACGATCGCCAACGCGCGCGCGGCTGCCGAGCTGGGATCTCCCGACGACATGTCCCGGCTGCTGTGGTCGTTTGCGCCGCCGCCGCGGCCCCGGCCGGCCGACGGCAGCCAAATCCCCTCGGCCAGCGCCGAATCGAAGGCGATGGCCCGCGAGCTGAAACGCCGTGGATTCCGCTTCGTGGGGCCGACCACCGCCTATGCGCTGATGCAGGCGACCGGGATGGTCGACGACCATATTCGTGCTTGCTGGGTGCCCGCGACAGGCGGATGA
- a CDS encoding DUF3117 domain-containing protein: MAAMKPRTGDGPLEATKEGRGIVMRVPLEGGGRLVVELTPDEAAALGDELKGVTSST, encoded by the coding sequence ATGGCGGCGATGAAGCCCCGGACCGGAGATGGTCCTTTGGAAGCGACCAAGGAGGGGCGCGGCATCGTGATGCGGGTACCACTCGAGGGAGGTGGTCGACTGGTCGTCGAGCTGACGCCCGACGAAGCCGCCGCCCTGGGTGACGAGCTCAAGGGTGTTACCAGCTCGACCTGA
- the glgA gene encoding glycogen synthase, with translation MRVAMMTREYPPEVYGGAGVHVTELVAQLRRLCEVDVHCMGAPRPGVPGVQAHQPDPRLQDANAALSTLSSDLVMVNAASAATVVHSHTWYTGLAGHLTALLYGIPHVLTAHSLEPLRPWKAEQLGGGYRVSTWVEHTAVLAADAVIAVSSGMREDVLRVYPALDPAKVHVIRNGVDAEVWYPAGPADPGGSLLAELGVDRNRPIVAFVGRITRQKGVAHLVAAAHHFSPGVQLVLCAGAPDTPELAEEVRNSVAQLARARSGVFWVREMLPTSDLREILSAATVFVCPSVYEPLGIVNLEAMACGTAVVASDVGGIPEVVADGVTGSLVHYDPDDACGYQAGLAEAVNELIADPGKAERYGRAGRQRCIEEFSWAHAADQTLDVYRKVCA, from the coding sequence ATGCGGGTGGCGATGATGACGCGGGAGTACCCACCGGAGGTCTACGGCGGGGCCGGGGTGCACGTCACCGAGTTGGTCGCCCAGCTGCGCCGGCTCTGCGAGGTCGACGTGCACTGCATGGGCGCGCCCCGCCCGGGAGTCCCGGGGGTGCAGGCCCACCAGCCCGATCCGCGGCTGCAGGACGCCAACGCGGCACTGTCGACCTTGTCGTCGGACCTGGTCATGGTCAACGCCGCGTCGGCGGCCACCGTCGTGCATTCGCATACCTGGTACACCGGCCTGGCCGGGCACCTGACCGCTTTGCTCTACGGCATCCCCCATGTGCTGACCGCGCATTCCCTCGAGCCGCTGCGGCCGTGGAAGGCCGAACAGCTCGGCGGCGGCTATCGGGTGTCGACGTGGGTCGAGCACACCGCGGTGCTGGCGGCCGACGCGGTTATCGCGGTCAGCTCCGGCATGCGCGAGGACGTCCTACGGGTGTATCCCGCGCTGGACCCTGCCAAGGTGCACGTAATCCGCAACGGCGTCGACGCCGAAGTCTGGTATCCCGCCGGACCCGCGGACCCCGGCGGCTCGTTGCTGGCCGAACTCGGGGTGGACCGGAACAGGCCGATCGTGGCCTTCGTCGGCAGGATCACCCGGCAGAAGGGCGTCGCCCACCTGGTGGCCGCCGCGCACCATTTCAGCCCCGGGGTGCAGCTGGTTTTGTGCGCCGGCGCTCCCGACACCCCGGAGCTGGCCGAGGAGGTGCGCAACTCGGTGGCGCAACTGGCCCGCGCCCGCTCCGGCGTGTTCTGGGTCCGGGAGATGCTGCCCACGAGCGATCTACGCGAAATACTTTCGGCGGCAACTGTTTTCGTATGCCCTTCGGTCTATGAGCCGCTGGGCATCGTCAATCTGGAGGCGATGGCCTGCGGGACCGCGGTGGTGGCCTCCGACGTCGGCGGGATACCCGAGGTGGTCGCCGATGGTGTCACCGGGTCATTGGTACATTACGATCCCGACGACGCCTGCGGGTACCAGGCCGGATTGGCCGAAGCGGTCAACGAGCTGATCGCCGACCCGGGAAAAGCCGAGCGCTACGGCCGGGCGGGGCGGCAGCGCTGCATCGAAGAATTTTCCTGGGCGCACGCCGCGGATCAGACGCTGGACGTCTACCGGAAGGTGTGTGCTTAG
- the glgC gene encoding glucose-1-phosphate adenylyltransferase translates to MREAPHVLGIVLAGGEGKRLYPLTADRAKPAVPFGGAYRLIDFVLSNLVNARFLRICVLTQYKSHSLDRHISQNWRLSGLAGEYITPVPAQQRLGPRWYTGSADAIYQSLNLIYDEDPDYIVVFGADHVYRMDPEQMVRFHIDSGAGATVAGIRVPRSEASAFGCIDADDSGRIRDFVEKPLDPPGTPDDPESTFVSMGNYIFTTKVLIDAIRADADDDHSDHDMGGDIIPRLVNDGMAAVYDFNNNEVPGATDRDRAYWRDVGTLDAFYDAHMDLVSVHPVFNLYNKRWPIRGESENLAPAKFVNGGSAQESVVGAGSIISASSVRNSVLSSNVVVDDGAIVEGSVIMPGARVGRGAVVRHAILDKNVVVGPGEMVGVDLERDRERFAISAGGVVAVGKGVWI, encoded by the coding sequence ATGAGGGAAGCGCCACACGTGCTGGGCATCGTCCTGGCCGGCGGTGAGGGCAAGCGCCTGTACCCGCTCACCGCGGACCGTGCTAAGCCCGCGGTTCCCTTCGGCGGCGCCTACCGGCTGATCGATTTCGTGCTGTCCAACCTGGTGAATGCCCGGTTTCTGCGGATCTGTGTTCTCACGCAATACAAGTCGCATTCACTCGATCGTCACATTTCGCAGAACTGGCGGTTGTCCGGCCTGGCCGGTGAGTACATCACCCCGGTGCCGGCGCAGCAGCGCCTCGGCCCGCGCTGGTACACCGGCTCGGCTGACGCGATCTACCAGTCGCTCAACCTGATCTACGACGAAGACCCCGACTACATCGTGGTTTTCGGTGCCGACCACGTGTACCGGATGGATCCCGAGCAGATGGTCCGGTTCCACATAGACAGCGGGGCCGGCGCGACGGTGGCCGGAATCCGCGTCCCGCGCAGCGAGGCCTCCGCGTTCGGGTGCATCGACGCCGACGACTCCGGTCGCATCCGCGATTTCGTGGAGAAGCCACTGGACCCGCCGGGAACCCCGGACGACCCGGAGTCGACGTTCGTGTCGATGGGCAACTACATCTTCACCACCAAGGTGCTCATCGACGCGATCCGCGCTGACGCCGACGACGACCACTCCGACCACGACATGGGCGGCGACATCATCCCGCGGTTGGTCAACGACGGGATGGCCGCGGTCTACGACTTCAACAACAACGAGGTCCCCGGCGCCACCGATCGCGACCGGGCCTACTGGCGCGACGTCGGGACGCTGGACGCGTTCTACGACGCGCACATGGACCTGGTGTCGGTTCATCCGGTGTTCAACCTCTACAACAAGCGCTGGCCGATCCGCGGCGAGTCGGAGAACCTGGCGCCGGCCAAGTTCGTCAACGGCGGCTCGGCGCAGGAGTCGGTGGTGGGGGCGGGCAGCATCATCTCGGCGTCCTCGGTGCGCAACTCGGTGCTGTCGTCCAACGTCGTGGTCGATGACGGCGCGATCGTGGAGGGCAGCGTGATCATGCCGGGCGCCCGGGTGGGCCGCGGCGCGGTGGTGCGGCACGCAATCCTGGACAAGAACGTCGTGGTAGGGCCCGGCGAGATGGTCGGGGTGGACCTGGAGCGGGACCGGGAGCGTTTCGCGATCAGCGCCGGTGGCGTCGTCGCGGTGGGCAAGGGCGTCTGGATTTAG
- a CDS encoding methyltransferase family protein, which yields MKTAVRLAVSSVFGLATFGLALFVPAGTLHYWQAWVFIATFTTTSIVPTIYLARTNLAALRRRMHAGPRAETRTIQKIIMTGFSVDLFAMMALSAFDHRMGWSTVPVWLCLLGDLLVAAGLSIAMLVVVQNGYAAATVTVEARQTLVTGGLYGLVRHPMYAGDVVMMVGVPLALGSYWGLVFVIPGVVMLVFRILDEEKVLIAELPGYREYTRDVRYRLLPHLW from the coding sequence GTGAAGACCGCCGTTCGGCTGGCCGTGTCCTCGGTCTTCGGACTCGCCACATTCGGTCTGGCCCTCTTCGTACCTGCCGGCACGCTGCACTATTGGCAGGCCTGGGTTTTCATCGCCACGTTCACGACGACATCGATCGTCCCCACGATCTATCTGGCGCGGACGAACCTCGCGGCTCTGCGGCGACGCATGCATGCCGGGCCAAGGGCGGAGACCCGGACGATCCAAAAGATCATCATGACCGGCTTCTCCGTCGATCTCTTCGCGATGATGGCGCTCAGCGCATTCGATCATCGGATGGGCTGGTCGACGGTGCCCGTGTGGCTCTGCCTGCTCGGTGATCTCCTGGTAGCTGCCGGGCTGAGTATCGCCATGCTGGTGGTCGTCCAGAACGGCTATGCCGCCGCCACGGTCACGGTGGAGGCGCGTCAGACACTGGTCACCGGCGGTCTCTATGGGTTGGTGCGGCATCCGATGTATGCCGGAGACGTGGTGATGATGGTCGGCGTGCCGCTGGCCCTCGGTTCCTACTGGGGTCTTGTCTTCGTCATCCCCGGCGTCGTCATGCTCGTCTTTCGCATCCTCGACGAGGAGAAGGTGCTCATCGCGGAGTTGCCGGGCTACCGCGAATACACCCGGGACGTGCGCTACCGGTTGCTGCCGCACCTGTGGTGA
- a CDS encoding ABC transporter permease, giving the protein MGTATVDRPHPATHRAPQHFSKFAGTLGMLRLYVRRDRVSLPLWVLLLSVPLATVYIGSIEKVYPTQAARAALAASIMASPAQRGLYGQVYNDSLGAVGIWKAGMFHVLIGVAVILTVIRHTRADEETGRTELVDSTAVGRYASLSAALLLSFGASVATGAIGAAGLLTTAVPSGGSLAFGAALAGSGVVFTAVAAVAAQLSSSARFARGAAFAVLAGAFTLRAIGDAGDGALSWLSPLGWSLKVRPYAGDHWWVLAVDLTAATVLTAVAYRLLAARDVGAGLLDERAGPGAAAPGLGNAFGLAWRLDRGSLLLWTAGLCLYGLVMGSVVHGVGDELGGSQLAHDMVVRMGGTAALEEAFIAVAFTMMGMVAAAFAISLTLRLHQEESCQRAETTLAGAVSRTGWLTSHLVAALAGSAAAMLTSGAVGGFVYGVAAGDVGGKLAVVSGTALAQLPAVWLLAAVTVGLFGLTPRFAPAAWGVLVAFVAVYLMGSLAGFPQWLLDLEPFAHIPRVGGDFTAVPLLWLLAIDGALIMFGVMAFRRRDLRC; this is encoded by the coding sequence ATGGGCACCGCCACCGTGGACCGGCCGCACCCCGCAACGCACCGGGCACCGCAACACTTTTCGAAATTCGCCGGCACGCTGGGGATGCTGCGGCTCTATGTGCGCCGCGACCGGGTCTCCCTGCCCCTGTGGGTGCTGCTGTTGTCCGTGCCGTTGGCCACGGTCTACATCGGCAGCATCGAGAAGGTCTACCCCACCCAGGCCGCCCGCGCCGCACTCGCGGCCTCCATCATGGCCAGCCCGGCCCAGCGGGGGCTCTACGGGCAGGTCTACAACGACAGCCTCGGCGCGGTCGGCATCTGGAAGGCGGGGATGTTCCACGTGCTGATCGGGGTGGCCGTCATCCTCACGGTGATCCGGCACACCCGCGCCGACGAGGAGACGGGCCGCACCGAGTTGGTCGACTCGACCGCGGTGGGCCGCTACGCCAGCCTGAGCGCGGCGCTGCTGCTGTCGTTCGGGGCATCCGTGGCCACCGGCGCGATCGGTGCGGCCGGACTGCTCACCACCGCCGTGCCGTCCGGCGGGTCGCTCGCCTTCGGGGCGGCGCTGGCCGGCTCCGGCGTGGTGTTCACCGCTGTGGCCGCGGTGGCCGCGCAGCTGTCGTCGAGCGCGCGGTTCGCGCGCGGGGCCGCGTTCGCCGTGCTGGCGGGCGCGTTCACGTTGCGCGCCATCGGCGATGCCGGTGACGGCGCACTGTCGTGGCTGTCGCCGCTGGGCTGGTCGCTAAAGGTCAGGCCGTATGCGGGCGATCACTGGTGGGTGTTGGCGGTGGACCTGACGGCGGCGACGGTGCTCACCGCGGTGGCGTATCGGCTGCTCGCCGCGCGCGACGTCGGCGCCGGACTGCTGGATGAACGCGCCGGTCCCGGGGCCGCGGCACCGGGGTTGGGCAACGCCTTCGGGCTGGCATGGCGGCTGGACCGCGGCTCGCTGTTGTTGTGGACGGCCGGGCTGTGCCTCTACGGCCTGGTGATGGGCAGCGTGGTGCACGGCGTCGGCGACGAACTGGGCGGCAGCCAGCTGGCGCACGACATGGTGGTGCGCATGGGCGGCACCGCCGCGCTCGAGGAGGCGTTCATCGCGGTGGCGTTCACCATGATGGGGATGGTGGCCGCCGCTTTCGCCATCTCGCTGACCTTGCGTTTGCACCAGGAGGAATCCTGCCAACGAGCGGAAACGACGCTGGCGGGTGCGGTATCGCGAACCGGCTGGCTGACAAGCCATCTGGTGGCCGCATTGGCCGGATCCGCGGCGGCGATGCTGACCAGCGGTGCGGTGGGCGGATTCGTCTACGGCGTCGCCGCCGGCGACGTCGGCGGCAAGCTGGCGGTGGTGAGTGGAACCGCCCTCGCGCAGTTGCCGGCGGTGTGGTTGCTCGCCGCCGTGACGGTCGGATTGTTCGGTCTCACGCCCCGTTTCGCACCAGCGGCGTGGGGCGTGCTGGTCGCCTTCGTCGCCGTCTACCTGATGGGTTCACTGGCCGGGTTCCCGCAGTGGTTGCTCGATCTGGAGCCTTTCGCCCACATCCCGCGCGTCGGCGGCGACTTCACCGCCGTGCCGCTGCTGTGGTTGCTGGCCATCGATGGTGCCCTGATCATGTTTGGTGTCATGGCTTTTCGACGCCGCGATCTGCGTTGCTAG
- a CDS encoding ATP-binding cassette domain-containing protein: protein MPVEQAAPIEIRGLTKHFGAVRALDGLDLTVRAGEVHGFLGPNGAGKSTTIRILLGLVKSDGGSVRLLGGDPWTEAVALHRRIAYVPGDVTLWPSLTGGETIDLLARMRGGIDGKRRAELIERFDLDPHKKARTYSKGNRQKVSLISAFSSHAELLLLDEPSSGLDPLMENVFQQCVGEARDRGVTVLLSSHILAETEALCERVTIIRAGRTVESGSLAALRHLSRTSIRAEMTGDPGDLTRIRGVEDVIVEGNTVRAQVDSESLGELIRALGHAGVRSLVSQPPTLEELFLRHYNTAEVSA from the coding sequence ATGCCGGTTGAGCAGGCTGCGCCCATCGAAATCCGTGGGCTGACAAAACACTTCGGCGCGGTGCGGGCGCTGGACGGCCTGGATCTCACGGTGCGGGCCGGCGAGGTGCACGGCTTTCTCGGACCCAACGGCGCCGGCAAGTCCACCACCATCCGCATCCTGCTGGGCCTGGTGAAGTCCGACGGCGGCAGCGTGCGGTTGCTGGGCGGTGACCCGTGGACCGAAGCCGTCGCCTTGCACCGCCGGATCGCCTATGTGCCCGGCGATGTCACGTTGTGGCCCTCGCTGACGGGCGGCGAGACCATCGACCTGCTGGCCCGGATGCGCGGTGGCATCGACGGGAAGCGCCGCGCGGAGCTGATCGAGCGGTTCGACCTCGACCCCCACAAGAAGGCCCGCACCTACTCCAAGGGCAACCGCCAGAAGGTGTCCCTGATCTCGGCCTTCTCCTCGCACGCCGAGCTGTTGCTGCTGGACGAGCCCAGTAGCGGCCTGGACCCGTTGATGGAGAACGTGTTTCAGCAGTGCGTCGGCGAAGCCCGCGACCGTGGGGTGACGGTCCTACTGTCCAGCCACATCCTGGCCGAAACGGAAGCACTGTGCGAACGCGTCACGATCATCCGGGCCGGCAGAACCGTCGAGAGCGGGTCCCTGGCCGCCCTGCGGCATCTCAGCCGCACCTCGATCAGGGCTGAAATGACGGGCGATCCCGGCGACCTGACCCGAATCCGGGGAGTCGAGGACGTCATCGTCGAGGGCAACACGGTGCGCGCCCAGGTCGACAGCGAAAGCCTCGGCGAACTCATCCGGGCGCTCGGCCACGCCGGCGTGCGCAGCCTGGTCAGCCAGCCGCCGACGCTCGAGGAACTCTTCCTGCGCCACTACAACACCGCGGAGGTTTCGGCGTGA
- a CDS encoding TetR/AcrR family transcriptional regulator produces the protein MRSADLTAAARIRDAAIAQFGEHGFGVGVRAIAETAGVSAALVIHHFGSKDGLRKACDDYLAEEIRSGKLEAMRSPDPASWFAQMAEIESYAPLMAYLVRSMQDGGELAKTLWRKMIDNAETYLDEGVRSGALKPSRDPRARAKYLSITGGGGFMLYLHMHDTPTDLRAVLRDYAHDMMLPALEIYTEGLMADRTMYDAFLSAAEEGESHAG, from the coding sequence ATGCGTTCAGCTGACCTGACCGCCGCCGCCCGGATTCGCGACGCGGCCATAGCGCAGTTCGGCGAGCACGGCTTCGGCGTCGGGGTCCGGGCGATCGCCGAGACGGCCGGCGTGAGCGCCGCGTTGGTCATCCACCACTTCGGCTCCAAGGACGGACTGCGCAAAGCGTGCGACGACTACCTCGCCGAAGAGATCCGCAGCGGCAAGCTGGAGGCGATGCGGTCCCCCGATCCGGCCTCGTGGTTCGCGCAGATGGCCGAGATCGAGTCCTACGCGCCGTTGATGGCCTACCTGGTCCGCAGCATGCAGGACGGCGGAGAACTGGCAAAGACACTGTGGCGCAAGATGATCGACAACGCCGAGACCTACCTGGACGAGGGCGTGCGGTCGGGAGCGCTCAAACCGAGCCGCGATCCCCGGGCCAGGGCGAAATACCTGTCGATCACCGGGGGCGGCGGATTCATGTTGTATCTGCACATGCACGACACCCCAACGGATCTGCGTGCCGTGCTACGCGACTACGCCCACGACATGATGCTGCCCGCGCTGGAGATCTACACCGAGGGACTGATGGCCGATCGCACCATGTACGACGCATTCCTGTCCGCAGCTGAAGAAGGAGAATCCCATGCCGGTTGA
- a CDS encoding O-methyltransferase: MDGTGSSSVTPDQPAPGRAESLFAHAEGSISEDAILAAARERAVDIGAGAVTPAVGAVLSLLAKLSGGKAVAEVGTGAGVSGLWLLSGMGEDGVLTTIDIEPEHLRLAKQAFSEAGVGPSRTRLISGRAQEVLTRLADESYDLVFIDADPLDQPDYVVEGVRLLRSGGVIVVHRAALGGRAGDPSARDPEVMAVREAARLIAEDERLTPALVPLGDGLLAAVRD; this comes from the coding sequence ATGGACGGCACCGGTAGCAGCTCCGTCACCCCCGACCAGCCGGCCCCCGGCCGGGCCGAATCGCTGTTCGCGCACGCCGAGGGTTCGATCTCGGAGGACGCGATCCTGGCCGCGGCCCGCGAGCGCGCCGTCGACATCGGCGCGGGGGCGGTCACCCCCGCGGTCGGCGCGGTGTTGAGCCTGCTGGCAAAGCTCAGCGGCGGCAAGGCCGTCGCCGAGGTCGGCACCGGCGCGGGCGTGAGCGGACTCTGGCTGCTCTCGGGGATGGGCGAGGACGGCGTGCTGACCACCATCGACATCGAGCCCGAGCATCTGCGACTGGCCAAGCAGGCGTTTTCCGAGGCCGGGGTGGGGCCGTCGCGCACCCGCCTGATCAGTGGCCGAGCCCAGGAAGTCCTCACCCGGCTCGCCGACGAGTCCTATGACCTGGTGTTCATCGACGCCGATCCGCTCGACCAGCCCGACTACGTGGTCGAGGGGGTACGACTGCTGCGCTCCGGCGGCGTCATCGTCGTGCACCGGGCGGCCCTGGGCGGGCGGGCCGGCGATCCCTCCGCGCGCGACCCCGAGGTGATGGCGGTCCGCGAGGCGGCGCGGCTCATCGCCGAGGACGAGCGGCTCACCCCGGCGCTGGTCCCGCTGGGCGACGGCCTGCTTGCCGCCGTCCGCGACTGA
- the sigE gene encoding RNA polymerase sigma factor SigE — translation MERGGRWTGNTEWQLPVAASDEMPITGRPNSEDSIITTLLSPASMSHPQELPDDKWVETSEELQGTAVFDATGDKSTMPSWDELVRQHADRVYRLAYRLSGNQQDAEDLTQETFIRVFRSVQNYQPGTFEGWLHRITTNLFLDMVRRRARIRMEALPEDYDRVPADDPSPEQIYHDARLGPDLQAALDSLPPEFRAAVVLCDIEGLSYEEIGATLGVKLGTVRSRIHRGRQALRDYLAAHPDQGSRAGAVTSA, via the coding sequence ATGGAACGCGGAGGGCGATGGACCGGGAATACAGAATGGCAGCTTCCTGTTGCCGCCAGTGACGAAATGCCAATCACTGGCAGACCGAACTCGGAGGATTCGATCATCACCACGCTTTTGAGCCCGGCCAGCATGTCGCACCCCCAGGAGCTTCCCGACGACAAATGGGTGGAGACGTCCGAGGAGTTGCAAGGCACCGCGGTATTCGACGCGACCGGTGACAAGTCGACGATGCCGTCCTGGGACGAGCTGGTCCGCCAGCACGCCGACCGGGTCTACCGCCTGGCTTACCGACTTTCCGGAAATCAGCAGGATGCCGAGGACCTGACCCAGGAGACGTTCATCCGGGTCTTTCGCTCGGTGCAGAATTACCAGCCCGGCACGTTCGAGGGCTGGCTGCACCGCATCACCACGAACCTGTTCCTCGACATGGTGCGGCGCCGTGCCCGCATCCGGATGGAGGCGCTGCCCGAGGACTACGACCGGGTACCCGCCGACGATCCCAGCCCCGAGCAGATCTACCACGACGCGCGGCTGGGCCCGGACCTGCAGGCGGCCCTGGATTCGTTGCCGCCGGAGTTTCGTGCCGCCGTGGTGCTGTGTGACATCGAAGGTCTGTCCTACGAGGAAATCGGCGCCACCCTGGGCGTCAAACTGGGCACCGTACGCAGTCGCATCCACCGCGGACGTCAGGCGTTGCGCGACTACCTGGCCGCGCACCCGGACCAGGGCAGTCGCGCCGGCGCCGTCACGTCGGCGTAG
- the rseA gene encoding anti-sigma E factor RseA, with product MADRGHVFRRAFSWLPAQFASQSDAPVGAPRQFGSTEHLSAEAIVAFVDGELRMNAHLRAAHHLSLCAQCAAEVDDQSRARAALRESHPIRIPSTLLGMLSDIARCSPDEASPPSEPFADRDARDERKRR from the coding sequence ATGGCCGACCGGGGACATGTGTTCCGCCGCGCGTTCTCCTGGTTACCCGCCCAGTTCGCCTCCCAGAGCGACGCACCAGTCGGTGCGCCCCGCCAGTTCGGTTCCACCGAGCACCTGTCCGCCGAGGCGATCGTGGCCTTCGTCGACGGCGAGTTGCGGATGAACGCGCACCTGCGCGCGGCGCACCACCTGTCGTTGTGCGCGCAGTGCGCGGCCGAAGTCGACGATCAGAGCCGGGCGCGTGCGGCGCTGCGCGAATCCCACCCGATCCGGATCCCCAGCACCTTGCTGGGCATGCTGTCCGACATCGCGCGTTGTTCGCCCGACGAGGCATCGCCGCCATCGGAGCCTTTCGCCGACCGCGATGCGCGCGACGAGCGCAAGCGCCGGTGA
- a CDS encoding S1C family serine protease, protein MTSDQDSGKDSAPRLAPRPISRPPVDPASRQAFSRPAGLQGSFVAERVRPAKYREQGEFRPDDQPADPVLQEAFSRPVGITESLQRHPIDAGALDGERNGAGPDDPDDPWRDPGAGAALGTPAVAPAPPQTVPGYRGKLGVRDVLFGGRVSYRALAVLAMIALLIGVIGGVIGRKTAEVVEAFTTSRVTLATDNNPQGPAGRFAKVAAATADSVVTIESKSDQEGLQGSGVIIDGRGYILTNNHVISEAANNPSQFKTTVVFNDGKEVPANLVGRDPKTDLAVLKVDNVDNLTVARLGDSAKVRVGDEVLAAGAPLGLRSTVTQGIVSALHRPVPLSGEGSDTDTVIDAIQTDASINHGNSGGPLINMDSQVIGINTAGKSLSDSASGLGFAIPINEARQVAETLIKDGKIVHPTLGISTRSVSNAIASGAQVANVKAGSPAQKAGILENDVIVKIGNRTVADSDEFVVAVRQLTIGQDAPVEVVRDGRHVTLTVKPEPDTS, encoded by the coding sequence GTGACCTCCGACCAAGACAGCGGCAAGGACAGCGCCCCGCGTCTGGCGCCGCGCCCCATCTCCCGGCCACCGGTCGATCCCGCTTCGCGGCAGGCGTTCAGTCGTCCCGCCGGGCTGCAGGGGTCATTCGTGGCTGAGCGCGTGCGACCGGCGAAGTACCGCGAACAAGGCGAATTCAGGCCTGACGACCAACCGGCCGACCCCGTGCTGCAGGAGGCGTTCAGCCGCCCGGTGGGGATTACCGAATCGCTGCAACGGCACCCGATCGATGCCGGCGCGCTGGACGGCGAACGCAACGGCGCCGGGCCGGACGACCCCGACGACCCGTGGCGCGACCCCGGTGCCGGGGCCGCGCTGGGAACCCCGGCGGTGGCCCCGGCCCCCCCGCAGACCGTGCCGGGCTACCGCGGCAAGTTGGGCGTGCGCGACGTCCTGTTCGGCGGCCGGGTGTCCTACCGCGCGCTGGCCGTCCTGGCGATGATCGCGCTGCTGATCGGCGTGATCGGCGGGGTGATCGGTCGCAAGACGGCGGAGGTCGTCGAGGCGTTCACCACCTCGCGGGTCACTCTGGCCACCGACAACAACCCGCAGGGACCGGCCGGCCGGTTCGCCAAGGTGGCGGCTGCGACCGCCGACTCGGTGGTGACCATCGAGTCCAAGAGCGACCAGGAGGGGCTGCAGGGCTCCGGAGTCATCATCGACGGCCGCGGCTACATCCTGACCAACAACCACGTCATCTCCGAGGCGGCCAACAACCCCAGCCAGTTCAAGACCACCGTAGTGTTCAACGACGGCAAGGAAGTGCCCGCCAACCTCGTGGGGCGCGATCCCAAGACCGACCTGGCCGTCCTCAAGGTCGACAACGTCGACAACCTGACGGTGGCGCGCCTCGGCGACTCCGCCAAGGTGCGCGTCGGCGACGAGGTGCTCGCCGCCGGTGCCCCGCTGGGGCTGCGCAGCACCGTGACCCAAGGCATCGTCAGCGCGCTGCACCGCCCCGTCCCGCTGTCGGGGGAGGGCTCGGACACCGACACCGTCATCGACGCCATCCAGACGGACGCCTCGATCAACCACGGCAACTCCGGCGGCCCGCTGATCAACATGGATTCGCAGGTGATCGGCATCAACACCGCCGGGAAGTCGTTGTCGGACAGCGCCAGCGGGTTGGGCTTCGCCATCCCGATCAACGAGGCCAGGCAGGTCGCCGAAACCCTGATCAAAGACGGAAAGATCGTGCACCCGACGCTGGGTATCAGCACCCGGTCGGTGAGCAACGCGATCGCGTCCGGCGCCCAGGTCGCCAACGTGAAGGCGGGCAGCCCGGCGCAGAAGGCGGGGATCCTGGAAAACGACGTCATCGTCAAGATCGGCAACCGCACCGTGGCCGACTCCGACGAGTTCGTGGTCGCCGTGCGGCAGCTGACCATCGGCCAGGACGCGCCGGTGGAGGTGGTGCGCGACGGCCGGCACGTCACGCTGACGGTCAAGCCCGAACCCGATACCAGCTAG